In Phenylobacterium hankyongense, the sequence GTTCGCGTTGGGCCGGCGCGACGCCCGGGCCGGTGTCCTCGACCGTGAAGCGCAGCGCGCCGTCGGCGGTTTCGGCGACGCCCAGCAGGACGCCGCCTTCGAGCGTGAACTTCACGGCGTTGCCGGCGAAGTTCAGCAGGATCTGCTTCAGCCGGCCCTCGTCGGCCTGGATCCGGGGCAGGCCGCGCGGCGCCGACCAGCCGATCTCCAGGCGCTTTTCTCGCGCCCGCGGCGACAACAGCTCGCAGACGCCGCGCAACAGCGCCTCGACGTCGACCGGGGCCGCATGCAGGTCCACGGCGCCGGCGCCCAGCTTGGCGAAGTCGAGCACGTCGTTGACCAGGGTGAGCAGGTGCTGGCCGCTTTCCCGCAGGGCGGTGGCGTAGGCGCGCTGCTCGGCGGTGAGGGTGGTGCCCTCCAAAAGGCGGGCCATGCCCAGCACCCCGTTGAGCGGGGTGCGGAACTCGTGGCTGAGCGAAGCCAGCTGCTCGGCGCTGATGTGGGTCCGTTCGGGACGCCGCGCGGCGAGAGGGCGGGGAGGTCTGCGCATGGCCGAGCCTTACGCGCGACGGCCTTAACGTCCGGTCAAATCGCCGGGGTCAGGACGGCTTGACGGCCATTTCCTGCGCCAGCGCCAACAGCGCGGCGCGCCCGCGGGGGTCGGGGATCGCGGAGAAGGCCTGCAGGATCTCCAGAGCGCCCGGCCGGGCCAGGGCGCGGAAGACGTCCTGATCGTCCTCCAGCGGGGCGGAATCCTCCCCCACCAGCCAGGAGACGGTGACGTCGAGCGCCGCGGCGGCGGCTACCAGCGTGGAGGCCGCGACGCGGTTGGAGCCGCGCTCGTACTTCTGCACCTGCTGGAAGGACACGCCCAGCCGCACGGCCAGGTCGCTCTGGCTCAGGCC encodes:
- a CDS encoding helix-turn-helix domain-containing protein, whose protein sequence is MQVREVGRSAGVELAIGARLRARRRQLGLSQSDLAVRLGVSFQQVQKYERGSNRVAASTLVAAAAALDVTVSWLVGEDSAPLEDDQDVFRALARPGALEILQAFSAIPDPRGRAALLALAQEMAVKPS